A window of Hymenobacter siberiensis genomic DNA:
AAACCCCGCTCAAGTACGACTACGCCGACGGGATGAACCTGCGCATCAACCTGGGCCGCGTTTTCAAGCCGGGCGAGGAGTACACGGTGTACATCGACTACGTCTCGAAGCCCGACGAGCTGAAGGTGAAAGGCTCGGCCGCCATCACCGATGCCAAGGGCCTGTATTTCATCAACCCCGACTCGGCCGTGGCCGGCAAGCCGGTGCAAATCTGGACGCAGGGCGAGACCGAGGGCTCGTCGGCCTGGTTCCCTACCATCGACCGGCCCAACCAGAAAACGACCGAGGAAATCTCGATGACCGTGCCGGCTAAGTACGTCACGCTCAGCAACGGCCGGATGGTGAGCAGTACCCCCGCCGGCCCCGGCCTGCGCACCGACGTGTGGAAGATGGAGCTGCCCCACGCCCCCTATCTGTTTATGATGGCCGTAGGCGACTTTAAAATCTACAAAGACACCTGGCGCGGCAAGGAGGTGAGCTACTACCTCGAACCCAAGTACGCGCCCTTCGCCAAGCAGATTTTCGGCAACACGCCCGATATGCTGGAGTTTTACTCCAACCGTCTCGGCGTGGAGTATCCGTGGAATAAGTACAGCCAGATTGTGGCCCGTGACTACGTGAGCGGGGCCATGGAAAACACCACCGCCACACTGCACGGCGAGCAGGTGCAAATGACCGACCGCGAGCTACTGGACCGCGAATACGGCTCCGAATCGGTGATTGCGCACGAGCTGTTCCACCAATGGTTTGGCGACTACGTGACGGCCGAAAGCTGGTCCAACATCACCGTAAACGAAACGATGGCCGACTTCTCGGAAGGCCTCTACGCCGAGCATAAATACGGCCGCGATGCCGCCGATGCCCACTACTACCGCTACCTGCGCCGCTACCTGAGCTCGCCGCGCGACGCCGCCAAAACCCTCGTGCGCTTCCACTACGACGAGCAGGAGGAAGTATTTGACCTGGTGAGCTACCAGAAGGGCGGGGCCATCATGGACATGCTGCGCACCTACCTCGGCGACGACGTGTTTTTCTCCGGCCTTCAGAAATACCTGCAGGACAACAAATTCGGCAACGGCGAAGCCCACCAGATGCGCCTGGCGTTTGAGGCCGTATCGGGCCAGGATTTGAACTGGTTCTGGAACCAGTGGTACTTCGCGCCCGGCCACCCCATCGTGAGCATCGACTACGCCTGGGATGCCGCCAAAAAGATGCAGTCCGTGACGGTGAAGCAGACCCAGCCGGGCCAGACGTTCCGCCTGCCCTTCACCATCGACTACTACGTGGGCGGCAAAGTGCTACACCAGCCCGTGACCATGACGGAGGCCAGCCAGACCTTCACCATGGCCTTGCCCGCCAAGCCCGAGCTCGTGAACGTGGACGCCAACAAGAAAACGCTGTGGCTGAAAACCGATAACAAATCGGCCGCCGAGTACGCCTTCCAGTACGCCCACGCACCCCTGTTCGTGGACCGCCGCGAGGCCATTGACGCCGCTGCCAAGGACCAGACCATTGCCGCCAACCGCGCCACGCTGCTGGCCGCCCTCAACGACAAGTTCTACAACAACCGCCTGGCCGCCGTGGAGGCTTTGAAGCTGGACGACAAAGCCATGGCCAAGGCCGCCGCGCCTGCCCTGCGTAAGCTCGCCGCAACCGAAAAAGAGCCCTGGGTGCAGGCATCGCTGCTCGGCGCGCTGGCCAAGCTGAAGGACAAGAAGGACGAAGCGTACATCAGCAAACAGCTCAGCAGCCAGTCGTACAACGTGCAGGGTGCGGCCCTGCGTGCCCTGGCCACCGTGCAACCCACCCAGGCCCTGGCCCGTGCCAAAACCTACGAGGCCAACGCCCAGGGCGCAGTAGCCCAGGCCGTAACCGAAGTATATGCCAAGAACGGCGGCCAGGCTCAATGGGCCTTCGTGCGCGACCGGTTCGACGCGGCCCGCTCCCAGGGCAAGTTCAACATGATGGAGCCGCTGGCCACCATCACCGGCCGCCTCGACGATGCCGCTTCCATCACCGAAGGCATCAACCGCCTCCAGGAAATCGGCGTCAAGTACAAAGCCTACGGAGCCGACCGCCCCATCGTGAACCTGCTGCAAGGCGTGGCCAAAGCGCAGGCCGGCCGGCCGCAGGCCGCCACTACCCAGCAGGCCGTGGAGCAGGCGGTGGCTGCCGTGCAAGCCGCCAAGTAGTACTAGTGGTTATTTAGCAGCGCCGCTTGACGTGCTTCTAAACTAAAAAAGCCCTGTCGCATTGCGCGACAGGGCTTTTTTGTGGGTGGTGGTTGGTTACTATTTGGGGGAAACGGGAAAAAATCTACTCGCCATCGGCTACTCCGGCCGGGGTTAGCTCAGGGGTTTCGTCGGTAGCAGGGTCGTGGTCCTGTACCTCGGTGGCGTAAATGTGCTCCATATCGGTTATCACATCTTCGCCGTCCACATTCAGGTCCTTCAGCACACCATCGGCGATGTCGTAAACGAGGCCGTGTAGGCGGGGCGGGTTTTCGCCGCGCATGGCATTCTGGATGATGTTGGTTTTGGCCAGGTTGCGCACCTGCTCCATCACGTTCAGCTCCACGAGACGGCGCAGGCGGGCCGTGTCGTCCTTCTCGCGCAGGTACTCGGCTTCGTGCAGCCGGATAACGTCGCGGATATTCACCAACCAGTTGTCAATCAGACCATACTGCTTGTTGGCCGCCGCCGCAGCCACGCCGCCGCAGCCGTAGTGCCCGCACACCAGAATGTCTTTCACGCCCAGCACTTCCACGGCATATTGCAGCACGCTCAGCAGGTTCATGTCGGTGTGCACCACCAGGTTGGCAATGTTGCGGTGCACAAACATCTCGCCCGGGCCCGTGCCGGTGATGCCGGAGGCCGGCACCCGCGAATCGGAACAGCCGATGAACAGGTACTTGGGGCTCTGGCCATTGGCCAGGCGCTGGAAAAATTCGGGGTCCTCCGCGTTTCTAGATGCCACCCAATGCTTGTTATTTTCGAGAATTTCGCTGATACCAGCCATAGTTAAAACAGGTAAGTTGATGGCCTGAAACCGCCGAAGCGGCCCACCAGCCCCAGTAAAACACCAGCGCCCAAGTAGCGCGGTGAAGAGAGGTAAACGCCACGGCAAGGTAGCGCCAATTCGTCGGCGGGAATCCTCCGCCAGGCGCGGCCGCGCCGTTCAGGCACTGCGGCGGCGGTGGCCGTTCAGGCTGCCGCTGGCCGCCCGGTCTGCCACCAGCGGCCGCGTTCCGCGCGAAACCATGAGCCGGGGGGCGGCCGCTGGTGGGTGCGTGGCATAAATTTCGGCCCAGCCGCTGATGGCATCCACGTTCAGGTTGTTCAGCTGGCCGGTAGCCGCTTCGTACACCAGGCCGTGCAGGCGAAGCGTGCGGCCGGCCTGGGTGGCATTCTGGACGAGGTTGGTTTTGGCCAGGTTACGCACTTGCTCCATCACGTTCAACTCCACGAGACGGCGCAGACGGGCCGCGTCGTCGCCGATGCGCAGCAGCTCCTTTTCGTGCAGCCGCACCACGTCGCGCACCTGCGTAAGCCAGCTATCGAGCAAGCCGTGTTGCTGATGCGCGGCGGCAGCAGCTACCCCGGCGCAATTGTAGCTGCCACACACGATGATGTCTTCGATAGCCGTGTTTTGCACGGCGTACTGTAACACACTGAGCAGGCTCATGTCGGAGTGCGCTACCAGATTGGCCACGTTGCTGTGCGTCAGCACTTCACCGGGCTTCAGGCCCAGCAGCTCGCTGGCAGCCACGCCCAAATCAGAGCAGCCGATGAACAGGTATTTCGGGGCGAAACCGGCCACGCGCCTGGTGAAATAAGCCGGGTCCCGGCTGGCTTTCGCAGCCATCCACCGTTGGTTGTTTTGCAGAAGCTGATTGATGGCGGTCATAATAATGGGAAAAGAATCTGGTCATGCGGCATGCACCGTAATGTTCACCCAACACCTTGCCTACCAATAATTTGACGATTTTCAGGCAGCTGCACGGAGTAGTGCAGTCATGCAGCTCATCAGCCCAAAAACTGTGCTAGTGCGTGCCCAGCGCTACCTGGCGAATGCCACGCGTCTCCAGCTCGATTCCCCGGGCCGGGGCGGCCTGGCGAAACGCCTCGATGGCTTCGAGCACATCGTGGTCGATAACATCGGAACGGGTGCCATCGAGGATAACGCGGCTGTTGGCGGGCAGCTGCTCTAGCGTGGTCACAATGCTGGCCTTGTTGAGGAACGAAACGTGCTCGGGCAGGCGCAGATGCAGCTGGCGGCCATCCTCGCCTTCGGCGGTGTCGGCGGCTTCGTCGCGGCGTAGGTAGGAGCCGGCCTTGGCGTTATCGCGCAGGATAAAGAAGAAGCCCAGCGCCAGCCCAATGCTCACGCCCTTGAGCAAGTCGGTAAAGAGCACGGCCACGATGGTGATAATGAAGGGAATGAACTGCTCGCGGCCCAGCTGCCACTGCTTGCGGTAGAGGGCGGGTGAGGTGAGCTTGAAGCCTACCAGCAGCAGCACCGCCGCCAGCGCCGAGAGCGGAATCAGGTTCAGCACCGCGCCCAGAAACAGCAGGCTGATGAGCAGCAACAGGCCGTGAATAAAGGCCGACACTTTGCTTTGCGCACCGGCCGCCACGTTGGCCGATGAGCGCACAATAACCGCCGTAAGCGGCAGGCCGCCTAGCAAGCCGCTGACAAGGTTGCCCGCGCCCTGGGCCAGCAGCTCGCGGTTGGTGGGCGTGTGGCGCTTTTGCGGGTCGAGGTTGTCCACGGCCTCCACGCTGAGCAGCGTTTCGAGCGAGGCCACGATGGCAATGGTGAAGGCCACGCCGTAGGTAGCGGGGTTGCGCAGGGCGCTGAAATCGGGAAGAATCATTTCGCCGGCCAACTGGCCCAGCGACGACAGCACCGGCAGCTTCACGAGGTGCTTGGGCAGCACCTGCCAATCGGGCGCGATGGTTTTCAGCAGCTGATTGAGGCCCACGGCCACCACCACGGCCACCAGAGCGCCCGGCACCAGCCGCGACCACGACTGCCGCCGGATGGGAGCGGTATTCCACAGCAGCAGCAGCGCCAGCGACGCCACGCCCACCAGCACCGAGCCGGCGCTGAGCGCCCGCGCCGCCGCCGCAATGGCCGAGAACGTATTCTGCCCGTTGAATTGCAGAAAGTCCATGTCCTCAAAGTAGTCGGTATCGGCTCCAAGGAAGTGTGGAATCTGCTTCAGAATAAGAATAATGCCAATGGCTGCCAGCATCCCGCGAATCACGGCCGCCGGAAAGTAAAGGGCAATAATGCCGGCCCGGGCCAGCCCCAGCCCCATCTGGATAACGCCGGCCACGGCCGTGGCCGCCAGCACCGCCGGCCACGAGCCCAGCGACGAAATAGCCGACAGCACCACCACCGTGAGGCCGGCCGCCGGCCCGCTCACGCTCACCGCCGAGCCGCTCAACAAGCTCACTACCAGGCCACCCACGATGCCCGCAATCACGCCCGCGAGCAGCGGTGCGCCCGAGGCCAGCGAAATGCCCAGGCACAGCGGCAGCGCCACCAGAAAAACCACTAGCCCCGCTGGTGCATCCTGCCCGATGGTACTGAATAGCGAGGCTTTCGGCCGGGGTTTGCCGGGCGCTACCGGGGCCGCAATGGGAGTACCGGTTTGGGCCGGCGAAGAAATTACCTGGGTCATAACCTTGGGATTGCAGCATCGGCCCACCGTGGGAATCAACGGAGAGGCAGAGTTTGGCACAAGGTTACGCGGGCGCTATTAAGCCCGAATTAAAAGCACATTAAAAGGGAATTAAAACCAGATTCCAGGCTTGAGTCGACGAAAAAGGGCATCATGTCGAGTGTAGCCGAGGCATCTTGCGTGCAGCAGTAAATCAATCGCCGAACGATTTTGCTTACCACCGCAAGCGAGATGCCTCGGCTGCGCTCGGCATGACGCCCTGAACAGATTCCCCTGAAAATCAAATAATCGGCCATTCCAGCCACACCTGCGTGCCCTGGCCGGGCTCGCTTTCCACGCGCACCGTGCCGCTGTGCAGCGCCATGATGCGGGCCGCCAGCGGCAGTCCAATGCCGTGCCCCGGCACTGCCCGCGCCGAGGCCGCCCGGAAAAACGGCACAAACACCTGCTGCAAATCGGCCGCCGACAGCCCGGGACCTTCGTCGCTCACCAGCAGCGACAGATGCTTGCGGCTGCGGGCCAGCGTGGCCGTGACGGTGCCGCCGGTCTGGCGCGAGAACTTGCAGGCATTATCCAGAATATTGAGCACGGCCGATAGCAGCAGCGCCTCGTTGCCGTGCACGATAAAGGAGTCGGCCTCGCCAAAATTGAGGTCGACGCGGGAGGTAGGGTAGCGGCGCAGCAGCTGCTCGTGGGCTTGCAGCAGCAGCTCATCGAGGCGCACGGCGGCCATGGGCACCTGCGAGGGGTCGTCGGAGGCGCGGGCAATTTGCAGCAGGCCATTGGTGAGGCTGTTGAGCTGCCGGGCCGAATCGAGGGTGCTTTGCAGCACGCGGCGGTATTCGGCGAGCGGCCGCTCGGCTTGCAGTAATGCTACTTCCAGCTCGCCGATGAGGGCGGTGAGCGGCGTGCGCAGCTCGTGCGAGGCGTCGCGTACGAAGGTGCGCTGGCCCACAAAAGCCGCCTCCAGGCGGTCGAGCAGGCGGTTGAAGCGCTGGGTGAGGCGGCCAATTTCGTCGGTGGCTTCGCCGGTACGGGTCAGGCGCTGGCTCAGGTCCGTGGCCGTAATACCGTCGACCTCCCACACCATGCGACGCAACGGGCGCAGGGCCTGACCGGCAAAAAACCAGCTGCCTACCCCGGCCGCCGCCACCGCTACCAGCAAGCCCAAAGCCAACAGCTGCTGCAGCTCGCGCAGTTGCTGGCGGCTGTCCTCATCTACCGACGAGGCCACCACTACCAGCGGACCCAACTGGGCATCGCGGTAGAGGAGGCCCACGGTTTCATGGTAGTTGGTTTCGGGCTCCAGCACGGCCTGGCCGGTGCGGCGCACCTCGGCCAGCCAAGCCGGTGGCACGGGTTGGGCCGCCCCCTGCCCTTCCCGGAAAACCAGTTGGTTTTTCGCATCATATACCCTACCCTGCTCGGCGGGCAGCGTGCGGTAAAGCTGGCGCAGGTAGCGGCGATACGACGCCTGCTCGCCCACATCGTCGAGGTCATTCTGCCCGCCCACGTAGGCGTGCCCCACCACCAGCGTGCGCTTAAACAGGGTTTGGGTGAACTGGTTACGGCGCGATT
This region includes:
- a CDS encoding carbonic anhydrase, with the translated sequence MAGISEILENNKHWVASRNAEDPEFFQRLANGQSPKYLFIGCSDSRVPASGITGTGPGEMFVHRNIANLVVHTDMNLLSVLQYAVEVLGVKDILVCGHYGCGGVAAAAANKQYGLIDNWLVNIRDVIRLHEAEYLREKDDTARLRRLVELNVMEQVRNLAKTNIIQNAMRGENPPRLHGLVYDIADGVLKDLNVDGEDVITDMEHIYATEVQDHDPATDETPELTPAGVADGE
- a CDS encoding carbonic anhydrase; translated protein: MTAINQLLQNNQRWMAAKASRDPAYFTRRVAGFAPKYLFIGCSDLGVAASELLGLKPGEVLTHSNVANLVAHSDMSLLSVLQYAVQNTAIEDIIVCGSYNCAGVAAAAAHQQHGLLDSWLTQVRDVVRLHEKELLRIGDDAARLRRLVELNVMEQVRNLAKTNLVQNATQAGRTLRLHGLVYEAATGQLNNLNVDAISGWAEIYATHPPAAAPRLMVSRGTRPLVADRAASGSLNGHRRRSA
- a CDS encoding M1 family aminopeptidase — protein: MKHLFALGLLGLAATSPAFAQAPTPPAAKPESPYRASATKVNDLVHTKLDVRFDYAKRYLYGKEWVTLKPHGYPTDSLRLDAKGMDIKAVALMSGDKQTPLKYDYADGMNLRINLGRVFKPGEEYTVYIDYVSKPDELKVKGSAAITDAKGLYFINPDSAVAGKPVQIWTQGETEGSSAWFPTIDRPNQKTTEEISMTVPAKYVTLSNGRMVSSTPAGPGLRTDVWKMELPHAPYLFMMAVGDFKIYKDTWRGKEVSYYLEPKYAPFAKQIFGNTPDMLEFYSNRLGVEYPWNKYSQIVARDYVSGAMENTTATLHGEQVQMTDRELLDREYGSESVIAHELFHQWFGDYVTAESWSNITVNETMADFSEGLYAEHKYGRDAADAHYYRYLRRYLSSPRDAAKTLVRFHYDEQEEVFDLVSYQKGGAIMDMLRTYLGDDVFFSGLQKYLQDNKFGNGEAHQMRLAFEAVSGQDLNWFWNQWYFAPGHPIVSIDYAWDAAKKMQSVTVKQTQPGQTFRLPFTIDYYVGGKVLHQPVTMTEASQTFTMALPAKPELVNVDANKKTLWLKTDNKSAAEYAFQYAHAPLFVDRREAIDAAAKDQTIAANRATLLAALNDKFYNNRLAAVEALKLDDKAMAKAAAPALRKLAATEKEPWVQASLLGALAKLKDKKDEAYISKQLSSQSYNVQGAALRALATVQPTQALARAKTYEANAQGAVAQAVTEVYAKNGGQAQWAFVRDRFDAARSQGKFNMMEPLATITGRLDDAASITEGINRLQEIGVKYKAYGADRPIVNLLQGVAKAQAGRPQAATTQQAVEQAVAAVQAAK
- a CDS encoding SulP family inorganic anion transporter, with translation MTQVISSPAQTGTPIAAPVAPGKPRPKASLFSTIGQDAPAGLVVFLVALPLCLGISLASGAPLLAGVIAGIVGGLVVSLLSGSAVSVSGPAAGLTVVVLSAISSLGSWPAVLAATAVAGVIQMGLGLARAGIIALYFPAAVIRGMLAAIGIILILKQIPHFLGADTDYFEDMDFLQFNGQNTFSAIAAAARALSAGSVLVGVASLALLLLWNTAPIRRQSWSRLVPGALVAVVVAVGLNQLLKTIAPDWQVLPKHLVKLPVLSSLGQLAGEMILPDFSALRNPATYGVAFTIAIVASLETLLSVEAVDNLDPQKRHTPTNRELLAQGAGNLVSGLLGGLPLTAVIVRSSANVAAGAQSKVSAFIHGLLLLISLLFLGAVLNLIPLSALAAVLLLVGFKLTSPALYRKQWQLGREQFIPFIITIVAVLFTDLLKGVSIGLALGFFFILRDNAKAGSYLRRDEAADTAEGEDGRQLHLRLPEHVSFLNKASIVTTLEQLPANSRVILDGTRSDVIDHDVLEAIEAFRQAAPARGIELETRGIRQVALGTH
- a CDS encoding sensor histidine kinase, which translates into the protein MSIRLRLALQFGSILAVTLLLFALVIYFATQQSRRNQFTQTLFKRTLVVGHAYVGGQNDLDDVGEQASYRRYLRQLYRTLPAEQGRVYDAKNQLVFREGQGAAQPVPPAWLAEVRRTGQAVLEPETNYHETVGLLYRDAQLGPLVVVASSVDEDSRQQLRELQQLLALGLLVAVAAAGVGSWFFAGQALRPLRRMVWEVDGITATDLSQRLTRTGEATDEIGRLTQRFNRLLDRLEAAFVGQRTFVRDASHELRTPLTALIGELEVALLQAERPLAEYRRVLQSTLDSARQLNSLTNGLLQIARASDDPSQVPMAAVRLDELLLQAHEQLLRRYPTSRVDLNFGEADSFIVHGNEALLLSAVLNILDNACKFSRQTGGTVTATLARSRKHLSLLVSDEGPGLSAADLQQVFVPFFRAASARAVPGHGIGLPLAARIMALHSGTVRVESEPGQGTQVWLEWPII